GctgtagagaaagagaaaatgaatgcagcacagcagtggaaaagattagcagtaaataaacagtttgttaAGAATGAATGCGGCAGCCTGTCAAGAATAATGTAGAGCTCCCGTTATCTGGCTGGGAGCTGCAGCAATAGTAAATTAGGTTGGCTGGTTGACTCTTAATTTTCTAAATGGATTATCAGATATGGAAACAATAATcccaaaaattattttaaagtgaaaacacatattttcaaCATCGGCCTAAAGATGTTAAAGTGGAGTGAAAACTCAAAGAAGCATACAACATTTAATCATaccaactaaaaaaaaacacatccaaaaacacatcagcatgaTTAAAAACTTCCACGTCACAAAGGCACAAAGACAGGTAAGATAACAATGTAAGTGCAACTTTCATTATAAATCTGTTAACCCTGTTCCATAGAAAAGTCCTAACCTGACTTCTATAAGGTTCTCTCATAGTTAAAGACCTGTATGTAGCAGAGGGCTGTTCCACAACATGGCACCAGTGTAAAAGAACAGACATTTCTGTCTACATTATTCATACAAGGCCCATACTGGCCTTGGTGTTATAGTTATACTGAGGATGGATAATTGTCATCTGAAAGCACAAATATTGAGAAGCATACCCATTGAAAACATTGTACATGCAGCAGCTTCTGTTGTTCTACTCTGAGCTGCACTGGCAGCAGTCCTGCCCCTCTGAATTCATCaagagatgcacacacacctaaatACGAAATAATACTTTTGCATCACCTGCAGTTTGTTCACATTTCTAAACGGAAAAGTTGAAACGCCATGTTCTGAGAAACAGGAACTTGTGCTCGCTGGCACGTAGATAACATTTTAGTGAGTGCCAAAGTAGGGTAGGCTGAGCAGAAAAGGCTGACAGTAGAAACACCAGTAGGATACTGAGACGCCTTTTTACACAACACGGACTTAAACTCCAGGACTGCCATGTATTTGGCACTACGCACAAGAGCTACTGCTTCCCAACCAAGCTGCATGTCTACACAGTTACTCTGTCATATTGTCCATTTTAGATGATGACAAACAGGCACCGTGTTCAGACTTAAGAGATAATAGAACAGTTGCCTTGGTGCTAAACACCCGTGTGTGCCTATCGTTTTTCCTCacagagaaaaccaacaaaGTGAATCAATAAAGAATTGAACCGATTAGCAGAATTGATGATGACACTGGTATTACATAGAAGATTGGCCTTGCATTTGTAGAGCGGACCTGTGTTGTGAACGCGCACCGTTATACGCTGTTCTCAAGACTGGTGGTGCCAGTTTTATTGATTCTAGTGGAGGCGTAGTGTTGCAGCTTGAcccacatttcattttcaatcagTGAAAGTGACATTGTGTGACTCCAATCTGTCATCCACATGCTTTAATCCTCGACGCCCCTGGCCTGGACCTGAGAGGAGAGTGTGGGACTGTGGGTGTAGTGTATGGTCAACATCGAGAAGGACGGCATGGGCTTTCTGCAGGGcttcacttttaaaataaatcgGGCAGACTGGCCCGTCTGATTCCTTGAACTTTGCTGCAGTGCATTTAGATTTCCAAACCAACAAATCATAGTAAAACATCTTGCTGACTGAGTAAAAGATTTGTAAAACATGGTCATCAGTGTCTCATCAATATCGACAGGCCTCCCATTGTTGACCCCTCATCTATTAGACGTCTGTATTCGCATCAAAACACAGTTTGCTGCCAATGACAGTTCCCaaatacttgtgtgtgttgacatcGTCCAGTACCTGACCCCTGATGGTGGTATGTACAGGAGCCAGTGGTTTTATTCTAAAATTAAAGGACACCTCTTGGTTTTTGGTTACATTCTGGCCCCAGACCTTTCCTGACTTTGCTACACTGGAAGAACCTGATCACATTTTGTTCATCAACAAAGAAAGCAGGCACCAGTCACCGCAGTTTCTAACCTCAGTCTCAATTCATTGAGGAATTCATTAAGGTGCCTTTTCTCGTGCCTCCTGTCACCTTTTGCTTTCACTCCTCTGACCGTACATTCAAGTCTCTTACTagctttttttattatcttgttTTACCCTCCTTATTTCTCATTTGATCaagctcatgttttttttgtccatccCTTGTCCCTGCAGGAGGGTCAGGTGTTTGTATGTGGAGTGAAATACCGTGAGGAGGACTACATGAtcccggaggaggaggaggtatgATGTACATCACAGCACTGCACGCTCATCACTGTTCAGCACGTTTATTTAGTGTTTCTTCACTAATCATGACATACCGAGTCACCGGTTGATTGATGTTGAGTTACCGACAGAGTGATTGACATTTAAATCTGTTTACACCCACAGTTCTTCAAATCTTGTTTACTTTTCTTTGGTGGTCAATTTAAGTCATCTTAAAGGAAAAATGGTCaggcaaaataaaacacccgTAGACACCTTAGAAGGCATTTTTACTCATTTCTAATGTCTTATAGACCAAATGAAACGAATAGGTAGATTCATCAGTAATAAAGATAAATGTTAATTGCAGCCCTATAAAGAATATAGAAGAAGTCAAGTGAGTTTCAGTTTGagtttttatatcaaaaatcAATGGCTACCTGAAACAGTAGAAAAAACCAAGTGCACAGCAGCATGCTTAGCTGTGGTATTTAATTGATCCTCTGATGTGATCCTTTTAAGCCACGTTGAGTATTATTTGACAGCAGAGCTTTAATACTACAGCAGTCAGTGCTTGAGCAGAAATCCAATGGTGATTTAtatgtttacagtgcagccaaacaaactcaggttgttttaatgaaagacagtcaataataataacaaccgCCATCTGATTTCAGACCGCTAACCTCAGTTATATACACATTGTGCTTCCTGtggctgcttcacaataaaagcccgCTAGTTTTCATCTGCAGCAACAGGACATTTGGATCCAAATTGATTTGGATTTGGAGTTCCGGCATAGTTAACTGGCTAAACTGGTTTGtaggtggaggtggagctgccAAACCAGTTCCACCTGCGGCAACTGGAGGAGACAATCCGGGTGTTGGAGGCGGAGCAGGTGGAGCTCATCAACGTCCCCGTGCCCGAGTTTGACGATGGAGACCCAGCAGATATCGTCCACGACTTCCAGCGGGTGAGACGCCTCAGATAGAGATGACATGGTTCTGCCCTCAGGCTGTCATCACAgatcctctgctgttttctgtttgattgTGTCGATTGACTAATCGATTATCAGTAGACCCGTAATGTATATACAATATCCTATGAAAAGTCGATTGAAGGATCTGTATGGAGACACCGGAATTTAAAACGCtgcatatttttcacattaaaagtccACCAATAATGACCAGGATGTAagactttaatgtgaaaaatatgcTGGAAGTGTTGTTGATTCATGGTTTTATCAGGAAAAGTGAGTGAAAGTAATGGAATTGATTGGCATAGATATGTACAGAACAATGAATGTGTCATGAATGTGTCATGAATGTGTGAAGAGACCATGTAAACATGGAGGAAGTGTTGGGTTTCATTCACTGGGAGGCATgggcagtggttagcactgctgaAGGttcagcaagaaggttccaggttcaaatccagggTTGaatgtggagtttgcatgttctccccgtgctagTGTGGGTTTTGTCCGGGTagtccggcttcctcccacagtccaaagacatgcagggtAATTGGCGAATTGgtaaattgcctgtaggtgtgagagtgagagtgagtggttgtctgtctctgtgtgtcggccctgtggttggctggcgaccagtccagggtgtaccccgcctctcacccaaaacCCTGCAACCCTGCTCCCCCGCAACCCTGACGGGTAAGCAATGTAgataatggataatggatgggGAATTAGGAGAAAACTTCCAAATGAagtatttctattctattctattatttaAAAAGTACAGATTTGTAAGCACTGGTTTTCTTGGTGTGTAAAcgtttctcttttctctcagagGCTGACAGCCTACCTGGATCTGAGTCTGAACAAGTGCTACGTCATCCCACTCAACACCTCCATCGTCATGCCCCCCAGAGACTTTCTGGAGCTGCTCATCAATGTCAAGGTAACAGGCGACTTCTCCGCACGGGTTAGACTGATGTTAGACTGATGTTAGACTGATGTTAGACTGATGTTAGACTGATGTTACACTGATGTTAGACTGATGTTACACTGATGTTAGACTGATGTTAGACTGATGTTAGACTGATGTTAGACTGATGTTAGACTGATGTTAGACTGATGTTACACTGATGTTACACTGATGTTACACTGATGTTAGACTGATGTTAGACTGATGTTAGACTGATGTTACACTGATGTTAGACTGATGTTTGACCTTTTAAGATCCTCTGATcacaaacaccagcagctctgacagtTCATTTAGTCTTTTTCGATCATTAGGTTTCCCACAGAGATATTAACGCTATGAGGGCAATGCAGGCAGCAAAACGTGGCAACAATGTGCAATTGAACCAGAGGAGCTTCTGGGGTGTTCAGATATTTTGTTCATATTTCGTCATTCAGAATAGTTTTGGctcagtatgtttgtgtgtttatttagatTTGATTTAGCATTTTTTCAATGCCCAATGTTTTGATTGTGGTTTACTGACTTGCATAACCTTTTAATGAGGTTGTACAGATTTAAGGGATATGAAGcatcaaagaaacaaaatcacaataagcagaaacaccaatgtAGGCAGTGGGGGGGGGCTCATTTCTGTTGCAGAGTTCAAAGGGTTAAAACTAAAGTTGAAGATTAGAATTTGTCTCACAGGAACAAAGCAAATACCTGCGTTTCCCAAACTGGTTAATTATTCCTTTTTAAGAGtgggaagaagaaaacaagatgaATGTTGTGAAGTAAATGAGTTTTTAAGAAATAAAGCTATAGAATCAGTTCAGTCTTCATTGTCCCGTAGTATAAAACCAACAGCTCATCTGTCAATAAAGCAGATAAAAAAGACATTAGGTTTAGAAACATACACAAAAGGTTCACAGTAACTGAGCAGTAGTTTTTTATTGCTCATACTAAAAAGTCCTTTTAGAATGTGTAGCACTTGGCCCTGAGGAGTCTGAAGGAGGCCAGTGTCTCTTCTATGAATTATTAAGATTTGTTGTGTGACCTTTTTGGGTTCCTCCTTGCGCAGGCTGGCACCTATCTGCCTCAGTCTTACCTTGTCCATGAGGAGATGATTGTGACCGAGCGCCTGCAGCATGTTGACCAGCTCGGCTACTTTATCTACAACCTCTGCCGCGGCAAAGAGACCTACAAGCTGCAGCGCAGAGACAGGATTCTGGGTAAGGAGAGCTCAGCAGACACTCCAGTTCGAAACTTTTTTGACTTACGGGTTTGGCACTTCAGCTTAGTTCGTAGAAGGGATGTACCGATCAGCTGGCTGGTGTTCCGTGACCTGCCTGATCATATCTGTCTCAGATATGATCGATTCATGTCACAGCCACACTTGAACATGATGGTGAGGTTCATGTGGAAAAAGACAAACGCCCACACATTGCGTACCATggcagtgatgtcatcagtgatgtcatgCTTCTCCTAGCAATTCAGAACTCAGGGTGTATGAAGCCGCGCATCATGTGCCAAACCATAGGTCCACTTGGTTGTCACAGTGAAGTTAGatttaaagataaagatgaaCACAGTGCAAAGGAGCTCCTAGAAACACAACCATCAGTCTTTCAAGTTTCCCCTTCCAGTAATgatgatttatttgtgtttctgcctATTTGTGAAATCTAAACGTAGCCCCGTTTAGacgtgtgaatgtgtatgtcaAACCTGTGAGGACAAAATAAACCCGGCCTGGAGTGTTTGATGTTTTAAGTGACAGTGAGTGAAGGTTGTCCAACCTGGTGCAGATCTGGACACACTGGAACGTTATTTAATAGTCAATGTTTATGAAAATACAATTGAGCTTTTTCATCATAGAATTGTTACAAGTTTGTTTATGCTGTCAATTATAGTCcttggaaagaaagaaaaccagaGTTGTCAGGTATCAGGTAACATCTGTCCTTTGTTTCATCTGTATGGCCCCCAAAGCCTCACAGGAAGCTAACTCATGGCCTCCTCTGGTCCTCTTACAGGTATGCAGAAGCGTGAAGCTCTGAACTGCCACAAGATTCGTCACTTTGGGCACAAGTTTGTGGTGGAAACTCTGATCTGTGAGGCTTAAGAGACTCCATCACCTCTCACCTGCTCTTAAAGTCACTGGCGTGCAGTGAGATCTGTGTTTTTGATCCTCacctgtctcttttttttctgtcttttacttCAGGTAGTTTGAGCGAGTGAGAGGAGTGAAATGTGAAGCTGTTTGCTAAATATTCATTGATTGTTAAAACAAAGGTGAAGAGTtgtgtatttttccatttttctgtaCGGGGATCTTCTTGGAATTGTTATCTTATCAGAACATAACTAGCTAAAAGTCAGCTGagtataaaatattaaattattttaatcaaaataactGCAATTACAGCATGAACATGTAGTTGAGTAGATGAGTAAATTAAC
This region of Pempheris klunzingeri isolate RE-2024b chromosome 10, fPemKlu1.hap1, whole genome shotgun sequence genomic DNA includes:
- the itm2bb gene encoding integral membrane protein 2Bb isoform X1 codes for the protein MVKVSFNSALGQKDVKKDAETLIPEEDKDAELALPVPRQSRAWCWCMCLGLALMLSGVVVGGAYLYRYYTQEVSRQTQQGWEGASNNREEGQVFVCGVKYREEDYMIPEEEEVEVELPNQFHLRQLEETIRVLEAEQVELINVPVPEFDDGDPADIVHDFQRRLTAYLDLSLNKCYVIPLNTSIVMPPRDFLELLINVKAGTYLPQSYLVHEEMIVTERLQHVDQLGYFIYNLCRGKETYKLQRRDRILGMQKREALNCHKIRHFGHKFVVETLICEA
- the itm2bb gene encoding integral membrane protein 2Bb isoform X2: MVKVSFNSALGQKDVKKDAETLIPEEDKDAELALPVPRQSRAWCWCMCLGLALMLSGVVVGGAYLYRYYTQEEGQVFVCGVKYREEDYMIPEEEEVEVELPNQFHLRQLEETIRVLEAEQVELINVPVPEFDDGDPADIVHDFQRRLTAYLDLSLNKCYVIPLNTSIVMPPRDFLELLINVKAGTYLPQSYLVHEEMIVTERLQHVDQLGYFIYNLCRGKETYKLQRRDRILGMQKREALNCHKIRHFGHKFVVETLICEA